The sequence TATGGAACCCTTTTTTGTATCTAGAGCTATTTTGTTTATAGATGTTCCCTATCATATTCTGCAAAAGTAGATTACTAGAAGAATGAAAAACAAATTATAATTGTTATCATATAATATATGATATAATCATTTATAGAAAATCGATTCTGGGGTCCTATATTATTTCTTTTTAAAGAATAGTAAATAAATGCCAATGAGTATTAGTAACAGAGGCCAAAAGGTTTCAACAACATTCACAGCAATATTAATCCACTGGAACCATCCAGGTTTGTTGGAAACAAAGATAGAGAATAAGGCAATAGCAACGAGTAGTAGACCAGGGAAAAGGCCTTGTTTGGTTTTCTGATAGCGTAATATAAATGCTATACCAACAATCAAAGGAAACATGCCCCAGTGGTCAATCCAAAATGAGTATGTATATAGACCATGAAAATGGATGCCAAGTCCTAATAATATGGTTCCAGGTAGTATGGGTTCATAATCATTTGAGACATAACTGTTTAATAGCATGGCTACACCAATAATCATTAGAATAGTTGGCCACGAATAAAAGTCTGTAATAATAGGAATATTAAATTGTTGTAATAAGAAATATATACCTATACCAATTAAAAAAATTCCTGGAAACGTGTGTTGTTTTTTCAATTAAAATACCTCCTTCTACGTGGGAGAAAATAGTTGTGTTTCTTGCTTTAAAAGCATGGTTATGTTAAGGTACATACGGTATTATACATCAATAAAACGAATAATTAGATAGTTCTATCGTATCATAACCTTTCAATAACTGTTCACATTTTACATAATTGTGAGCTTGATAACCATGTTATAATGGATGTAATTGATGATAAAAGTTCGTGTTTTGGGGGTGAAAGATGTGCATATTTTAGTAGTTGGCGTAAATTATAAAACGGCCCCTATTGAAATTAGAGAGAAGTTAACCTTTTCTGAAAATCAAACAGCAGAAGCAATGAAATCACTTAACCAACAGAAGAGTGTGTTGGAGAGTGTGATAATCTCTACATGTAATCGTACAGAGATTTATGCGGTGGTTGATCAGCTTCATACTGGCCGTTATTATATAAAACAATTCTTAGCTGAATGGTTTGATTTAGATAAAGAGCAGTTTTCGCCATTTCTATCTATGTACGAAGCGGATGGTGCTCTTGAACACCTATTCCGCGTAACATGTGGACTAGACTCAATGGTTCTTGGTGAAACACAAATTCTTGGACAAATGAAACAAGCCTTTTTACAAGGGCAAGAAGCTGGTACAACAGGTACCATCTTTAATCAATTGTTCAAACAAGCTGTAACGTTAGCAAAACGCTCCCATAAAGAAACAGAAATCGGGGAAAACGCTGTGTCTGTTAGCTATGCAGCAGTAGAATTAGCTAAGAAAATATTTGGTGATTTAGTGAACAAGCATGTCGTCATTTATGGTGCTGGTAAAATGGGTGAGCTTGCCGCTAAAAATCTTCATGGTTCAGGAGTTCGGGAAGTAACGGTTGTTAACCGCACTATGGAGAACGCAGAACGTTTGTCGACACAATTTAATGGCCAAGCTAAAACAGTAGATCAGTTAAATGAAGTTTTAGAGACAGCGGACATCCTTATTAGCTCTACGGGCGCTAGTGATTATGTGATTAATAAGCAGACAATCGAAGCTGTGCATAAAAGACGTAAAGGGCGCCCACTTTTCTTGGTAGATATTGCTGTTCCTCGTGACTTAGATCCAGCAATTGATGAATTAGAGAGTGTATTCCTCTATGATATTGATGACTTGCAAGGCATTGTAGATGCGAATTTAGAAGCTCGTAAAGAAGCTGCTGAACAAATCGAAATCATGGTGGAGGCTGACATAGTCGCATTTAAAGATTGGCTACAAACCATTGGCGTAGTTCCGGTTATATCTGCGTTGCGTAACAAGGCTTTATCGATACAAGCGGATACAATGGAAAGCATTGAGAGAAAAATGCCTGACTTAACAGAGCGAGAAAAGAAAGTCTTAAATAAGCATACAAAGAGTATTATTAATCAAATGTTAAAGCAACCAATTCTTCAAGCAAAGGAATACGCTGCTTATCCAAACGCAGACCAGCAGTTGGATATGTTTAAGCAAATTTTCGGTATTGAAGAAGAGGTACAACAGGAAATCGAAAAGCAGCAAGATAAAAATAAACAAGCTGTCTTAGATACCGATGGGAAATCATCCTTTCAACCGGCTTCGAACGTAGCTAATTCTTAAGAAAGGAATTTCCTTTATGTTTGATTTCAAATGGCTATATGAATTCATAATATTCATTTATTGTTTGAGTTTAATTGGATACTTTATAGATTTTATTCAATATAACCGGAAGGCGAATCGAATTGCCTTCTGGTTACTTTCTATGGTTTGGGTTTTACAGACCCTTTTTTTATTGGGGGAAATGCTAACCTATTCAAATTTCCCAATATCTACGATTTATGATGGACTCTATTTTTACGCATGGATTCTTGTCACGTTCTCTCTTGTGATTAATCGACTGTTTCGTGTCGATTTCTTTATCTTTTTTACCAATGTATTAGGTTTCTTTTTAATGGTATTGCATATCTTCACAAGAGCTAATACTGATGCTACAGAACAATCCATGCGTCTTGTGAGTGAATTGCTCGTAACACACATCACACTTGCGATGGTATCCTACGGTTTCTTTACATTCTCTTGTATATTCTCCTTTATGTATCTATTACAATACCGATTATTGAAGGAGAAAAAATGGAACAAGTGGCTACTTCGGTTAGGGGATTTAGGCAAGCTTGATAGTCTTTCTTATATTGCTGTTGTTTTAGGGGTACCCTTACTTCTAATCGCAAATATTTTAGGGATGATTTGGGGATACACCTCTACAGATGAGTTTTACATTTTTGATTCTAAGACGCTAGGTTCTTTTGTCGTTTTAGGGGTATATTTAATCTATTTATTTTTAAGAGTAGTTCGTGGCTATCAAGGAAGAGCAATGGCCCTTTATAATACGGGAGCCTTCCTATTTCTACTAGTTAATTTCTTTCTATTTGGATCATTATCGAACTTTCACTTTTAGGAAAGGTCAGGAGGAACAGATATGCGAAATATTGTAGTGGGCACTCGTAAAAGTAAGCTTGCCCTTACTCAAACAGATTGGGTAATTGATCAGTTGAAAAAACTTGAGCTTCCATATGAATTTGAAGTAAAAAAGATTGTGACAAAAGGAGACAAAATCCTTGATGTAACCCTGTCGAAGGTAGGCGGAAAAGGGTTGTTTATTAAAGAAATCGAGGATGCTCTATATAGCGGTGAAATCGATATTGCTGTTCACAGTATGAAAGATATGCCTGCCGAAACACCTGAAGGGCTTACCATTGGTTGTATCCCAATTCGGGAAGATCATCGAGATGCTTATATTGCAAATGACAACGTACCTTTTCATGAATTGCCTGAGGGAGCGGTAGTAGGTACAAGTAGTCTCCGTAGGGCAGCACAGGTATTAGCTGCTCGTCCTGATATTCATATTAAATCCATTCGTGGCAATATTGATACACGATTACGTAAGCTAAAAGAAGAAGACTTTGATGCTATTGTCTTAGCCACTGCAGGATTGAAGCGGATGGGATGGACTGATGATTATATAACGGAATATCTAGAGCCTGATGTATGCGTTCCAGCCGTTGGACAAGGTGCACTAGCAATAGAATGCCGCGAAGAGGATAAAGAAATACTGGACCTCCTTCAACACCTTAATCATGAATATACGTATAAAACAGTCATTGCTGAACGTACCTTCCTTGATTTATTAGATGGAGGTTGTCAGGTCCCAATCGGAGGCTATGCATATCTTGATGGAGAAGACGTTGTTCTAACTGCGATGGTAGGTAGTCCAGATGGAAAGACGATTTTAAAAGAGCAAGTACGTGGTACAGATTCTGTTGAAGTAGGCCGCGATGCAGCAGATCGCATAAAAGCACGTGGTGGTGCGGAGATTATTCAAAAGGCAAAAGAGGAGTTAGATTTATAATGCTCCCTCTCTCTGGTAAGCACATATTGGTTACAAGAGAAGCCACTAAAGCTCATACAATCACGAGGCTTATAGAACAACAGGGCGGAATTTCTATAGAAATTCCGCTTCTTCACTTTCAGGGTATCTATTCTGAGGAGAATGAAAAGGTAATGAACCAGTTATCCTCTTATGATTGGGTATTTTTCACGAGTACGAATGGTATTCACTTCTTTTTCGAGCTAATGGAACATTACCACCATAAAACATTTGAACATGCAGTAAAGATGAAATTTGCTGTCATAGGTGAAAAAACAGAGAAGGTTTTACATGATTTTGGCTATAAAGCTCATTTTATTCCTGATACATACACAGGTGAACATCTTGGAAAAGAGTTTAATGAGTACACAAGCGAATCGTGTTCTATTTTAGTCGTGCAAGGTAACTTAGCAAAACAATCTGTGGTTCAAGAACTATCAAACAGGAACCACACAATCAGTACTGCTGAAATGTATGAAACAAACGTAAATGTTAGAATGAAAGAAGCGTTAAAAAAGTCTCTTCATGAGACCAGCTTAGATATTATTACATTCACTAGCCCTTCTACTGTTGATGCATTTGTGGAATTAGCAGAGGAAGAATGGACAGAGGAATTAACGTCCATTCCTTGCATGTGTATTGGACCATCAACACAAGCTGAAGCGAGAAAAAAAGGTTTTACGTACACTATAATTCCGGAATATTACACAGTAGAAGGTATGATTGAGGCTACTTCTGCTTACTTTAACAAGAAAGGATAAGAAGACTATGGATAACATTCAATTTAGTCGTCACCGACGCTTACGTACAACTGAATCAATGCGTTCTCTTGTACGAGAAACACATCTGCAAAAAACAGATCTCATTTATCCTATATTCGTTGTAGAGGGTGACCAAATTAAAAAGGAAGTACCTTCTATGCCAGGTGTGTACCATGTTTCCCTTGATTACTTAACAGAAGAGATGAATGAGTTGGTAACCTTGGGTGTTCGTTCTGTTATTGTCTTTGGTGTGCCTGCACATAAAGATGAAAAAGGAACACAAGCCTACTGTGAAACAGGTATTGTACAGAAGGCGATTCGTCAAATAAAAGAAGATGTTCCAGCGTTAACGGTAATTGCGGATACTTGCTTATGCCAATACACAGATCATGGGCATTGTGGCATTGTACAAGACGGAGAAATCCTCAATGATGAATCACTAGAACTACTTACTGAAACCGCCGTAAGTCAGGCGAAAGCTGGAGCAGATATTATTGCACCTTCAAACATGATGGACGGTTTTGTTGCGGCTATTCGTAAAGGTCTAGATGATGCAGGATTTAAGAATACCCCCATTATGTCTTATGCTGTAAAATATGCATCCTCTTTCTATGGACCCTTCCGAGACGCAGCTCATAGTTCACCTCAATTTGGAGATCGTCGTGCGTACCAAATGGATCCAGCCAATCGTTTAGAAGCGATTCGCGAAGCACAGTCTGATGTAGAAGAGGGAGCAGATTTTCTTATCGTAAAGCCTGGCCTATCCTATTTGGACATCATGCGAGAAGTGAAGGATCGTTTTAATTCGCCAGTAGTGGCTTATAATGTAAGTGGTGAATATTCTATGATAAAAGCGGCTGCTCAAAATGGTTGGGTCAATGAACAAGAAATTGTCTTAGAAAAATTAACATCTATGAAACGAGCAGGAGCAGACTTAATTATTACCTATTTTGCAAAAGATGTAGCACAATGGCTAAGTGAATAATGGTAAGGAGTGAGGAACAGAATGCGTGATTTTAATCGTTCTCAAGAAGCATTTAAAGAAGCGGTAGAGTATATGCCAGGTGGAGTGAACTCTCCAGTTCGAGCATCTAAATCTGTGGGAATGGATCCGATTTTTATGGAAAGAGGTCAAGGATCCAAGATATACGATATAGATGGCAATGAATACATTGATTATGTATTAAGTTATGGGCCTTTGATTTTAGGTCATGCTGATGAGAAGGTTGTCAGCCACGTAAATGAAGTAGCCATGAAAGGGACGAGCTTTGGCACACCAACGATTCTTGAAAATGAACTAGCCAAGGTTGTCATTGATCGTGTACCTTCTATCGAGATGGTTCGCATGGTGAATTCAGGTACAGAGGCCACAATGAGTGCATTACGACTAGCTCGTGGGTACACCGGTAAAAATAAAATCCTTAAATTCGAGGGGAACTATCATGGTCATGGT is a genomic window of Pontibacillus yanchengensis containing:
- the hemC gene encoding hydroxymethylbilane synthase, which encodes MRNIVVGTRKSKLALTQTDWVIDQLKKLELPYEFEVKKIVTKGDKILDVTLSKVGGKGLFIKEIEDALYSGEIDIAVHSMKDMPAETPEGLTIGCIPIREDHRDAYIANDNVPFHELPEGAVVGTSSLRRAAQVLAARPDIHIKSIRGNIDTRLRKLKEEDFDAIVLATAGLKRMGWTDDYITEYLEPDVCVPAVGQGALAIECREEDKEILDLLQHLNHEYTYKTVIAERTFLDLLDGGCQVPIGGYAYLDGEDVVLTAMVGSPDGKTILKEQVRGTDSVEVGRDAADRIKARGGAEIIQKAKEELDL
- a CDS encoding uroporphyrinogen-III synthase; this translates as MLPLSGKHILVTREATKAHTITRLIEQQGGISIEIPLLHFQGIYSEENEKVMNQLSSYDWVFFTSTNGIHFFFELMEHYHHKTFEHAVKMKFAVIGEKTEKVLHDFGYKAHFIPDTYTGEHLGKEFNEYTSESCSILVVQGNLAKQSVVQELSNRNHTISTAEMYETNVNVRMKEALKKSLHETSLDIITFTSPSTVDAFVELAEEEWTEELTSIPCMCIGPSTQAEARKKGFTYTIIPEYYTVEGMIEATSAYFNKKG
- a CDS encoding cytochrome c biogenesis protein gives rise to the protein MFDFKWLYEFIIFIYCLSLIGYFIDFIQYNRKANRIAFWLLSMVWVLQTLFLLGEMLTYSNFPISTIYDGLYFYAWILVTFSLVINRLFRVDFFIFFTNVLGFFLMVLHIFTRANTDATEQSMRLVSELLVTHITLAMVSYGFFTFSCIFSFMYLLQYRLLKEKKWNKWLLRLGDLGKLDSLSYIAVVLGVPLLLIANILGMIWGYTSTDEFYIFDSKTLGSFVVLGVYLIYLFLRVVRGYQGRAMALYNTGAFLFLLVNFFLFGSLSNFHF
- the hemB gene encoding porphobilinogen synthase — translated: MDNIQFSRHRRLRTTESMRSLVRETHLQKTDLIYPIFVVEGDQIKKEVPSMPGVYHVSLDYLTEEMNELVTLGVRSVIVFGVPAHKDEKGTQAYCETGIVQKAIRQIKEDVPALTVIADTCLCQYTDHGHCGIVQDGEILNDESLELLTETAVSQAKAGADIIAPSNMMDGFVAAIRKGLDDAGFKNTPIMSYAVKYASSFYGPFRDAAHSSPQFGDRRAYQMDPANRLEAIREAQSDVEEGADFLIVKPGLSYLDIMREVKDRFNSPVVAYNVSGEYSMIKAAAQNGWVNEQEIVLEKLTSMKRAGADLIITYFAKDVAQWLSE
- the hemA gene encoding glutamyl-tRNA reductase; the protein is MHILVVGVNYKTAPIEIREKLTFSENQTAEAMKSLNQQKSVLESVIISTCNRTEIYAVVDQLHTGRYYIKQFLAEWFDLDKEQFSPFLSMYEADGALEHLFRVTCGLDSMVLGETQILGQMKQAFLQGQEAGTTGTIFNQLFKQAVTLAKRSHKETEIGENAVSVSYAAVELAKKIFGDLVNKHVVIYGAGKMGELAAKNLHGSGVREVTVVNRTMENAERLSTQFNGQAKTVDQLNEVLETADILISSTGASDYVINKQTIEAVHKRRKGRPLFLVDIAVPRDLDPAIDELESVFLYDIDDLQGIVDANLEARKEAAEQIEIMVEADIVAFKDWLQTIGVVPVISALRNKALSIQADTMESIERKMPDLTEREKKVLNKHTKSIINQMLKQPILQAKEYAAYPNADQQLDMFKQIFGIEEEVQQEIEKQQDKNKQAVLDTDGKSSFQPASNVANS
- a CDS encoding LiaI-LiaF-like domain-containing protein — its product is MKKQHTFPGIFLIGIGIYFLLQQFNIPIITDFYSWPTILMIIGVAMLLNSYVSNDYEPILPGTILLGLGIHFHGLYTYSFWIDHWGMFPLIVGIAFILRYQKTKQGLFPGLLLVAIALFSIFVSNKPGWFQWINIAVNVVETFWPLLLILIGIYLLFFKKK